A single genomic interval of Streptomyces sp. 1222.5 harbors:
- a CDS encoding NAD(P)/FAD-dependent oxidoreductase produces MTSTVPNAVEHTDEQQPPITMFGPDFPYAYDDFLAHPAGLGQIPATEHGAEVAVIGGGLSGIVAAYELMKMGLKPVVYEADQLGGRLRTVGFEGCDEELNCELGAMRFPPSSTALQHYIDLVGLETTPFPNPLAEATPSTVVDLKGESHYAETVEDLPQVYRDVAAAWNKCLEDGADFSDMNRAMRERDVPRIREIWAQLVEKFDNQTFYGFLCDSEAFKSFRHREIFGQVGFGTGGWDTDFPNSILEILRVVYTEADDHHRGIVGGSQQLPLRLWEREPEKIVHWPYGTSLKSLHVDGEPKPAVTRLHRTAGNQITVTDANGDIRTYKAAIFTAQSWMLLSKIACDDSLFPIDHWTAIERTHYMESSKLFVPVDRPFWLDKDEETGRDVMSMTLTDRMTRGTYLLDDGPDKPAVICLSYTWCDDSLKWLPLSANERMEVMLKSLGEIYPKVDIRKHIIGNPVTVSWENEPYFMGAFKANLPGHYRYQRRLFTHFMQDRLPEDKRGIFLAGDDISWTAGWAEGAIQTALNAVWGVMHHFGGETDAVNPGPGDVYDEIAPVELPED; encoded by the coding sequence ATGACGTCCACGGTGCCCAACGCCGTCGAGCACACCGACGAGCAGCAGCCGCCGATCACCATGTTCGGCCCGGACTTCCCCTACGCCTACGACGACTTCCTCGCCCACCCGGCGGGCCTCGGCCAGATACCGGCGACCGAGCACGGTGCCGAGGTCGCGGTCATCGGCGGCGGCCTGTCCGGCATCGTGGCCGCGTACGAGCTGATGAAGATGGGCCTCAAGCCCGTCGTCTACGAGGCCGACCAGCTCGGCGGCCGGCTGCGCACCGTCGGCTTCGAGGGCTGCGACGAGGAGCTCAACTGCGAGCTGGGCGCCATGCGGTTCCCGCCGTCCTCCACCGCCCTGCAGCACTACATCGACCTGGTCGGCCTGGAGACCACGCCGTTCCCGAACCCGCTGGCCGAGGCCACCCCTTCGACCGTGGTCGACCTCAAGGGCGAGTCGCACTACGCCGAGACGGTCGAGGACCTGCCCCAGGTCTACCGGGACGTCGCCGCCGCCTGGAACAAGTGCCTCGAGGACGGCGCCGACTTCTCCGACATGAACCGCGCGATGCGCGAGCGGGACGTCCCGCGCATCCGCGAGATCTGGGCGCAGCTCGTCGAGAAGTTCGACAACCAGACCTTCTACGGCTTCCTCTGCGACTCCGAGGCCTTCAAGTCCTTCCGGCACCGCGAGATCTTCGGCCAGGTCGGCTTCGGCACCGGCGGCTGGGACACCGACTTCCCGAACTCCATCCTGGAGATCCTGCGCGTCGTCTACACCGAGGCCGACGACCACCACCGCGGCATCGTCGGCGGCTCGCAGCAGCTGCCGCTGCGCCTCTGGGAGCGCGAGCCGGAGAAGATCGTCCACTGGCCGTACGGCACCTCGCTGAAGTCCCTGCACGTGGACGGCGAGCCGAAGCCGGCCGTGACCCGCCTGCACCGCACCGCGGGCAACCAGATCACCGTCACCGACGCCAACGGCGACATCCGCACCTACAAGGCGGCCATCTTCACCGCCCAGTCCTGGATGCTGCTGTCCAAGATCGCCTGCGACGACTCGCTCTTCCCGATCGACCACTGGACCGCGATCGAGCGCACCCACTACATGGAGTCCAGCAAGCTCTTCGTACCCGTGGACCGGCCGTTCTGGCTGGACAAGGACGAGGAGACCGGCCGGGACGTCATGTCGATGACGCTCACCGACCGCATGACCCGCGGCACCTACCTGCTGGACGACGGCCCGGACAAGCCGGCCGTGATCTGCCTGTCGTACACCTGGTGCGACGACAGCCTGAAGTGGCTGCCGCTGTCCGCGAACGAGCGGATGGAGGTCATGCTGAAGTCGCTCGGCGAGATCTACCCGAAGGTCGACATCCGGAAGCACATCATCGGCAACCCGGTGACCGTCTCCTGGGAGAACGAGCCCTACTTCATGGGCGCGTTCAAGGCCAACCTGCCGGGCCACTACCGCTACCAGCGGCGCCTGTTCACGCACTTCATGCAGGACCGGCTGCCCGAGGACAAGCGTGGCATCTTCCTCGCCGGCGACGACATCTCCTGGACGGCCGGCTGGGCCGAGGGCGCGATCCAGACCGCGCTGAACGCGGTCTGGGGCGTCATGCACCACTTCGGCGGCGAGACCGACGCGGTCAACCCGGGCCCGGGCGACGTCTACGACGAGATCGCCCCGGTGGAGCTTCCCGAGGACTGA
- a CDS encoding TIGR03619 family F420-dependent LLM class oxidoreductase translates to MATRLGLGLPQMRQYSIGDDVPRVARAAEEIGYDSLWVFERALFPEPATQGLYGIEGLPWPDRYRAVADPLVTLTLAAAATRRAELGSSVLVAPLHLPFQLAKALATLDAASGGRVVAGLGTGWSLDEYAASGVRPFEERGRVLDETIEVCRAVWGPDPVVHEGAVARIASAVVGPKPARPIPILLAAGNGRALRRLVDHADGWLPAGAGAEQIAVQWRRLRDMAEERGRTEPIRTVLRANTSVRAKPCEGTDRRPFQGSVDQIVADLVEHAGIGLDEILVDLQGEARDAQELTDVAAEVFEKARAAGV, encoded by the coding sequence ATGGCGACCCGGCTCGGACTCGGACTTCCCCAGATGCGGCAGTACTCGATCGGCGACGACGTCCCGAGGGTGGCGCGCGCGGCCGAGGAGATCGGCTACGACAGCCTGTGGGTCTTCGAGCGGGCCCTGTTCCCGGAGCCCGCCACCCAGGGCCTGTACGGCATCGAAGGCCTGCCCTGGCCCGACCGCTACCGGGCGGTGGCAGATCCGCTGGTCACCCTCACGCTGGCCGCGGCGGCCACCCGGCGGGCGGAGCTGGGCTCCAGCGTGCTGGTGGCGCCACTGCACCTGCCGTTCCAGCTCGCCAAGGCCCTGGCCACGCTGGACGCGGCCAGCGGCGGCCGGGTGGTGGCCGGCCTCGGCACGGGCTGGTCCCTGGACGAGTACGCGGCCTCGGGCGTCCGGCCCTTCGAGGAACGCGGCAGGGTGCTGGACGAGACCATCGAGGTGTGCCGCGCGGTGTGGGGCCCGGACCCGGTGGTGCACGAGGGCGCGGTCGCCCGGATCGCCTCGGCGGTGGTCGGACCCAAGCCCGCCCGGCCGATCCCGATCCTGCTCGCCGCGGGCAACGGCAGGGCCCTGCGCCGGCTGGTCGACCACGCCGACGGCTGGCTGCCCGCGGGCGCCGGCGCGGAGCAGATCGCCGTCCAGTGGCGGCGGTTGCGAGACATGGCCGAGGAGCGCGGGCGCACCGAGCCGATCCGGACGGTGCTGCGGGCGAACACGAGCGTGCGCGCGAAGCCGTGCGAGGGCACCGACCGCAGGCCCTTCCAGGGCAGCGTCGACCAGATCGTGGCCGATCTCGTGGAGCACGCCGGGATCGGACTGGACGAGATCCTCGTCGACCTCCAGGGCGAGGCGCGGGACGCGCAGGAGCTGACGGACGTCGCCGCCGAGGTGTTCGAAAAGGCGCGGGCGGCCGGAGTCTGA
- a CDS encoding DUF5995 family protein: protein MAQLEHLTTPVDAVLRRMRALDAALPERDGVAVFNRVYLAVTEEVGRHLHGGRFGDPRAAIALDVRFAERYLAAVDTVAAGRRPPACWRPLLQLRHHPGVRPLQFALAGINAHIGHDLALAVVDACRTLGCEPAELEDEFDRVGDLLVSLEERIREDLMPGPDLLQIADPLTHLLGSWSLERARDATWAAARALWALRRCGDLAEEFTERLDAAVGFAGRMLLTPLAG, encoded by the coding sequence ATGGCGCAGTTGGAACACCTCACCACTCCCGTCGACGCGGTCCTCCGCCGGATGCGCGCGCTCGACGCGGCCCTGCCCGAGCGGGACGGGGTCGCCGTGTTCAACCGCGTCTACCTGGCCGTCACCGAGGAGGTCGGACGGCACCTGCACGGCGGGAGGTTCGGGGATCCGCGGGCGGCGATCGCGCTGGACGTGCGGTTCGCCGAGCGGTATCTCGCGGCGGTCGACACGGTGGCCGCGGGCCGCCGTCCACCCGCCTGCTGGCGGCCGTTGTTGCAGCTCCGCCACCACCCCGGGGTACGCCCCCTGCAGTTCGCGCTGGCGGGCATCAACGCGCACATCGGGCACGATCTCGCGCTCGCCGTGGTGGACGCCTGCCGTACGCTCGGCTGCGAACCGGCCGAGCTGGAGGACGAGTTCGACCGCGTGGGCGATCTCCTCGTCTCGCTGGAGGAGCGCATCCGCGAGGATCTGATGCCGGGCCCCGATCTGCTCCAGATCGCCGATCCGCTCACCCATCTGCTGGGCTCCTGGAGCCTGGAGCGGGCCCGGGACGCCACCTGGGCGGCGGCGCGGGCGCTGTGGGCACTGCGCCGCTGCGGGGACCTGGCCGAGGAGTTCACCGAACGGCTGGACGCGGCGGTGGGGTTCGCCGGGCGGATGCTGCTGACCCCGCTCGCCGGCTGA
- a CDS encoding uracil-xanthine permease family protein, which yields MDLGVRWKLHGDGRTPAPGAVVRPDERLSWPRTVGLGAQHVVAMFGASFVAPVLMGLDPNLAIMMSGVSTVIFLLATRGRVPSYLGCSLSFVGVAAVIRAQGGTSATVTGAVFVVGAVLFLVGLAVQRFGARIIHAAMPPIVTGAVVMLIGFNLAPVTASTYWPQDQWTALLVMLFTGLSVVCLRGFWSRIAIFLGLLFGYFISWAFDRIFGKIHSMSPSGKVTDHWRLDLSGVSQADWIGLPSFHGPTFQWSAILVALPVVIALVAENAGHVKAVGEMTGDPLDDKLGTAISADGVGSMLSTAVGGPPNTTYSENIGVMAATRVYSTAAYWAAAGFALLFGICPKFGAIVAAIPGGVLGGITVILYGMIGLLGAQIWINAKVDLRNPLNLVPAAAGIIIGVGNVSMKFSDTFSLSGIALGTLVVITGYHTLRAFAPAHLKKQGPLLDEGTSRYDDRTPRAES from the coding sequence ATGGATCTCGGCGTGCGCTGGAAGCTGCACGGTGACGGGCGCACGCCCGCGCCCGGAGCGGTGGTACGCCCCGACGAACGGCTCTCCTGGCCCCGCACGGTCGGACTGGGCGCGCAGCACGTCGTCGCGATGTTCGGCGCCTCCTTCGTGGCACCGGTGCTCATGGGCCTGGACCCCAACCTGGCGATCATGATGTCGGGCGTGTCGACCGTGATCTTCCTGCTCGCCACCCGCGGCCGGGTGCCCAGCTACCTCGGCTGCTCGCTGTCGTTCGTCGGCGTCGCCGCCGTCATCCGCGCGCAGGGCGGCACGAGCGCGACCGTCACCGGCGCGGTCTTCGTCGTCGGTGCCGTGCTGTTCCTGGTGGGGCTCGCGGTGCAGCGCTTCGGGGCGCGGATCATCCACGCGGCGATGCCGCCGATCGTCACCGGCGCGGTGGTCATGCTGATCGGCTTCAACCTCGCCCCGGTCACCGCCTCCACCTACTGGCCGCAGGACCAGTGGACGGCGCTGCTGGTCATGCTGTTCACCGGTCTGTCCGTCGTCTGTCTGCGCGGTTTCTGGTCCCGCATCGCGATCTTCCTGGGACTGCTCTTCGGGTACTTCATCTCCTGGGCGTTCGACCGGATCTTCGGGAAGATCCACTCGATGAGCCCGAGCGGCAAGGTCACCGACCACTGGCGGCTGGACCTCTCCGGCGTCTCCCAGGCCGACTGGATCGGTCTGCCCTCCTTCCACGGGCCGACGTTCCAGTGGTCGGCGATCCTGGTCGCGCTGCCGGTCGTCATCGCCCTGGTCGCGGAGAACGCGGGACACGTGAAGGCCGTCGGCGAGATGACCGGCGACCCCCTGGACGACAAGCTCGGTACGGCGATCTCGGCAGACGGCGTCGGCTCCATGCTGTCGACCGCGGTGGGCGGCCCGCCGAACACCACCTACTCGGAGAACATCGGCGTGATGGCGGCGACCCGCGTCTACTCGACCGCCGCCTACTGGGCCGCCGCGGGCTTCGCGCTGCTCTTCGGCATCTGCCCCAAGTTCGGCGCGATCGTGGCCGCGATCCCGGGCGGGGTCCTCGGCGGCATCACCGTCATCCTCTACGGCATGATCGGCCTGCTCGGCGCCCAGATCTGGATCAACGCCAAGGTCGACCTGCGCAATCCGCTGAACCTGGTCCCGGCCGCCGCGGGCATCATCATCGGCGTCGGCAACGTGAGCATGAAGTTCTCCGACACCTTCTCGCTCAGCGGCATCGCGCTCGGCACCCTCGTCGTCATCACCGGCTACCACACGCTGCGCGCCTTCGCCCCGGCCCATCTGAAGAAGCAGGGGCCGCTGCTGGACGAGGGCACGTCCCGTTACGACGACCGGACCCCGCGCGCCGAGTCGTAG
- a CDS encoding alginate lyase family protein, giving the protein MRGSPRAAVLLAAVVTFTTALLAPSAHAAPAAAGAPRTAVLDGARLERTRARLDHDPRLRRTLKDLTTRADTWLDQGPWTVVDKPRPAPGGDVHDYLSQAPYWWPTTTPTAGNPWGCPYVQRDGQRNPEVDTGTDRQDAEKVFDATYDLSLAWYYTGRRAYAVKAGDILRTWFLDPATRMNPNLDHAQFIPCKYDGRAIGVIDFSQSYTSVLDAQAILATGAPGWTAGDRAAMGEWNTDFRDWLQNSDFGRQEGAAANNHGTFYDMQLAALAYATGDTALARRTVLAARTARIDPQIAGDGSQPQELARTRSWHYSTFDLVAYTRLAAIGRHVGVDLWRYRGPDGQSLVKAVDYLLPAATGAAGWPHPELEFLRYAAADVVHAAADAGDRAARAAVPRLEAPPGGDLWALRPAAEQLDSIAG; this is encoded by the coding sequence ATGAGAGGAAGCCCCCGTGCGGCCGTGCTGCTCGCCGCCGTGGTGACCTTCACGACAGCCCTGCTCGCCCCCTCCGCGCACGCCGCCCCGGCCGCCGCCGGGGCCCCGCGCACCGCCGTCCTCGACGGCGCCCGCCTCGAGCGGACCCGGGCCCGCCTCGATCACGACCCCCGGCTGCGGCGGACCCTGAAGGACCTCACGACCCGTGCCGACACCTGGCTGGACCAGGGCCCCTGGACGGTCGTCGACAAACCGAGGCCGGCGCCCGGAGGCGACGTCCACGACTACCTCAGCCAGGCGCCCTACTGGTGGCCCACGACCACCCCGACGGCCGGCAACCCCTGGGGCTGCCCGTACGTCCAGCGCGACGGGCAGCGCAATCCCGAGGTCGACACCGGTACGGACCGCCAGGACGCCGAGAAGGTCTTCGACGCCACGTACGACCTCTCGCTCGCCTGGTACTACACGGGCAGACGCGCCTACGCCGTGAAGGCGGGGGACATCCTGCGCACCTGGTTCCTGGACCCGGCCACCCGGATGAACCCGAACCTGGACCACGCCCAGTTCATCCCCTGCAAGTACGACGGCCGGGCCATCGGCGTCATCGACTTCTCGCAGTCGTACACCAGCGTGCTGGACGCCCAGGCGATCCTCGCCACGGGCGCACCCGGCTGGACCGCCGGGGACCGCGCCGCGATGGGCGAGTGGAACACCGACTTCCGTGACTGGCTGCAGAACAGCGACTTCGGCCGGCAGGAGGGCGCGGCCGCCAACAACCACGGCACCTTCTACGACATGCAGCTCGCCGCCCTCGCCTACGCCACCGGGGACACCGCCCTGGCCCGGCGGACCGTGCTGGCCGCCCGCACGGCCCGGATCGACCCGCAGATCGCGGGCGACGGCAGCCAGCCCCAGGAACTCGCCCGCACCCGCAGCTGGCACTACTCGACCTTCGACCTCGTCGCGTACACCCGGCTCGCGGCCATCGGCCGGCACGTGGGCGTGGACCTCTGGCGCTACCGCGGACCCGACGGACAGAGCCTGGTCAAGGCCGTCGACTACCTGCTGCCGGCCGCGACCGGCGCCGCCGGCTGGCCGCACCCCGAGCTGGAGTTCCTCCGGTACGCGGCGGCCGATGTCGTCCACGCGGCGGCGGACGCCGGCGACCGGGCGGCGAGGGCGGCCGTGCCGCGCCTGGAGGCCCCGCCCGGGGGAGATCTGTGGGCGCTGCGGCCCGCCGCCGAGCAGCTGGACTCGATAGCGGGCTGA
- a CDS encoding thioesterase family protein has translation MTAEAPTAPVVSHGRLIPVTVHFDDLDALGLLHNARYPLMVERAWTELWNEHGVRFDGDWAAAGDACNAVRELTIGYEAPVTRPGTYAVHLWLERLGATGLTYGFRFCSADGSETYARGTRVLVRLDSATLRPAPWSDTFRAVGEELLRPAD, from the coding sequence GTGACCGCCGAAGCCCCGACCGCCCCCGTGGTGTCCCACGGCCGGCTGATTCCCGTCACCGTCCACTTCGACGACCTCGACGCGCTCGGGCTCCTGCACAACGCCCGCTACCCGCTGATGGTCGAGCGGGCCTGGACCGAGCTCTGGAACGAGCACGGCGTCCGCTTCGACGGGGACTGGGCGGCCGCCGGCGACGCCTGCAACGCCGTCCGCGAACTCACCATCGGCTACGAGGCGCCGGTCACCCGCCCCGGCACGTACGCCGTGCATCTCTGGCTGGAGCGGCTCGGCGCCACCGGTCTGACCTACGGCTTCCGCTTCTGCTCGGCCGACGGGAGCGAGACCTATGCGCGGGGCACCCGGGTTCTCGTCCGGCTGGACTCGGCGACCCTGCGCCCCGCGCCGTGGAGCGACACCTTCCGGGCCGTGGGCGAGGAACTGCTGCGGCCCGCGGACTGA
- a CDS encoding MFS transporter has protein sequence MGDVGYARGEVRRARYAVAAVFAVHGAVTGSFATRVPWIQDHASLGAGQLGFALAFTAFGASCAMPLAGRISHRFGSRTALRGLLALWTLSLILPSLAPNLYTLCLAMFAYGATAGMADVAMNALGVEIERLLEKSIMSGLHGMWSAGALVGSAAGTLAAHLGSDARLHHALAAATLTLLGLLACNWVLDLQPAEDEEPPPRFALPPRSALLIGTVGFCAVFAEGASLDWSAVFLRDRLDSSAGLAAASTTGFMLTMAVARIAGDAVVNRFGAVRTVRAGGMLAVLGGLLIVLAGHPAVAMGGFALMGLGIAVVVPLCFAAAGHAGPNPSQAIAGVATITYTSGLIAPSLIGGVAQATSLVVSFCVVTVLACGLAVFAGVLRTAERGGRKEIGPQATAVPDPRP, from the coding sequence ATGGGTGACGTGGGTTACGCACGCGGCGAGGTCAGGCGCGCCCGGTACGCCGTGGCGGCCGTGTTCGCCGTGCACGGCGCCGTGACCGGCTCCTTCGCGACCCGCGTGCCCTGGATCCAGGACCACGCCTCGCTCGGGGCCGGCCAGTTGGGATTCGCGCTGGCCTTCACGGCGTTCGGCGCCTCGTGCGCGATGCCGCTGGCCGGCCGGATCAGCCACCGCTTCGGGAGCCGGACGGCGCTGCGCGGGCTGCTCGCGCTGTGGACGCTGTCGCTGATCCTGCCGTCCCTCGCGCCGAACCTGTACACGCTGTGCCTGGCCATGTTCGCCTACGGCGCCACCGCCGGAATGGCCGACGTCGCGATGAACGCGCTCGGCGTCGAGATCGAACGGCTGCTGGAGAAGTCGATCATGTCGGGCCTGCACGGCATGTGGAGCGCGGGCGCGCTGGTCGGCTCGGCGGCGGGCACACTCGCCGCGCACCTCGGTTCCGACGCCCGCCTGCACCACGCGCTCGCCGCGGCCACCCTGACCCTCCTGGGCCTGCTGGCCTGCAACTGGGTGCTCGACCTCCAGCCGGCCGAGGACGAGGAGCCGCCTCCGCGGTTCGCCCTGCCACCCCGTTCCGCGCTGCTGATCGGCACGGTCGGCTTCTGCGCGGTGTTCGCGGAGGGCGCGAGCCTGGACTGGTCGGCGGTGTTCCTGCGGGACCGGCTGGACAGTTCGGCCGGTCTGGCCGCGGCCTCGACCACCGGTTTCATGCTGACGATGGCCGTGGCCCGGATCGCCGGGGACGCCGTGGTGAACCGTTTCGGCGCGGTCCGCACGGTCCGGGCGGGCGGGATGCTGGCCGTCCTCGGCGGGCTGCTGATCGTCCTCGCCGGCCATCCGGCCGTGGCGATGGGCGGGTTCGCGCTGATGGGTCTCGGCATCGCCGTGGTCGTACCGCTGTGCTTCGCGGCGGCCGGGCACGCGGGACCCAATCCGAGCCAGGCCATCGCGGGCGTCGCGACCATCACCTACACCTCGGGGCTGATCGCACCGAGTCTGATCGGCGGGGTTGCCCAGGCGACCAGCCTGGTGGTGTCCTTCTGCGTGGTGACGGTCCTGGCGTGCGGGCTCGCGGTGTTCGCGGGCGTCCTGCGCACCGCCGAACGCGGCGGCCGCAAGGAGATCGGCCCGCAGGCCACGGCGGTTCCCGACCCACGCCCCTGA
- a CDS encoding ROK family transcriptional regulator, translating to MPASPSTARAINDRVALRLLQQEGPLTAGQLKQLTGLSRPTVADLVERLTASGLITVVGESGEQRRGPNARLYGIVAGRAHLAALDVRTEGVLVLVSDLVGRVLAEASVPIGGDAGTGPAVEQAVAAVERTAKEAGADRLHTVGIGAPGLIDPATGDLRDSAGLPAWHRNLAAALQERLPGARVTVENETNLAALAEQREGAARDRDTFVLLWLGHGVGAAVVLDGILRRGASGGTGEIGFLPVPGTTSLPSATDCDGGFHSLTGAAAIGALAVRLGLPAPATPDGPGAAAIVRRASETTTERLDGGDAGTARVTSATGRGRLTPGESVPADGGEGPAGAGRAAASPAEAGHGCSAPGGSAFVDAVVAADGDVGTNGLTGSPAAGTDAGRGRLAPGGSAPLDADLAARFLGVLADRIAVGVASVVAVLDPGCVVLGGEVGQAGGAVLARLVQERLRRMSPLATEVRASSLGGTAVLRGALLTARERAQDELFAPPERR from the coding sequence ATGCCCGCATCACCGAGCACCGCCCGGGCCATCAACGACCGGGTCGCCCTCCGGCTGCTGCAGCAGGAAGGCCCGCTGACCGCGGGGCAGTTGAAGCAGCTGACGGGGCTGTCCCGGCCGACGGTCGCGGACCTCGTCGAACGGCTCACGGCCTCGGGGCTGATCACGGTGGTCGGCGAGTCCGGCGAGCAGCGCCGGGGCCCGAACGCCCGCCTCTACGGCATCGTCGCCGGCCGGGCCCACCTCGCCGCCCTCGACGTCCGCACCGAGGGCGTCCTCGTGCTCGTCTCCGACCTGGTCGGGCGGGTCCTCGCCGAGGCGTCCGTGCCGATCGGCGGCGACGCCGGGACCGGTCCCGCCGTGGAGCAGGCGGTGGCCGCGGTGGAGCGGACGGCCAAGGAGGCCGGGGCCGACCGGCTGCACACCGTCGGCATCGGCGCGCCCGGCCTCATCGACCCGGCCACCGGCGACCTCCGCGACTCCGCCGGGCTGCCCGCCTGGCACCGGAACCTGGCCGCGGCCCTCCAGGAGCGGCTGCCCGGTGCCCGGGTCACCGTGGAGAACGAGACCAACCTGGCCGCCCTGGCCGAACAGCGTGAGGGCGCCGCCCGGGACCGGGACACGTTCGTCCTGCTCTGGCTGGGTCACGGTGTCGGCGCCGCGGTCGTCCTGGACGGCATCCTGCGCCGGGGCGCGTCGGGCGGCACGGGCGAGATCGGCTTCCTGCCGGTCCCGGGCACGACGTCCCTCCCGTCGGCGACCGACTGCGACGGCGGCTTCCACTCGCTTACGGGCGCGGCGGCGATCGGCGCGCTGGCGGTCCGCCTGGGCCTGCCGGCCCCCGCCACACCGGACGGCCCGGGCGCGGCGGCGATCGTCCGCCGAGCGTCGGAGACGACCACCGAGCGGCTGGACGGGGGCGATGCCGGCACTGCTCGGGTGACCTCAGCGACCGGGCGCGGGCGGCTCACGCCTGGCGAATCGGTCCCTGCCGACGGGGGCGAGGGCCCTGCCGGTGCCGGCCGGGCGGCCGCATCGCCGGCGGAGGCCGGGCATGGGTGCTCCGCCCCCGGTGGATCCGCCTTCGTGGACGCGGTCGTCGCCGCCGACGGCGATGTCGGCACGAACGGGCTGACCGGCTCGCCCGCTGCGGGGACGGACGCCGGGCGCGGGCGGCTCGCGCCCGGTGGATCCGCCCCCCTGGACGCGGACCTCGCCGCCCGCTTTCTCGGCGTTCTCGCCGATCGGATCGCCGTGGGTGTCGCCTCCGTCGTGGCCGTCCTGGACCCCGGCTGCGTGGTGCTCGGCGGGGAGGTGGGGCAGGCCGGGGGAGCGGTGCTCGCGCGGCTCGTGCAGGAGCGGCTGCGGCGCATGTCCCCGCTGGCCACCGAGGTGCGGGCCAGCAGCCTCGGCGGCACGGCCGTACTGCGCGGGGCCCTGCTGACCGCCCGCGAGCGCGCCCAGGACGAACTCTTCGCCCCGCCGGAGCGCCGCTAG
- a CDS encoding SDR family oxidoreductase → MTTILVTGGTGTLGRVVTDELRAGGHDVRVLSRHAQPYAVDLREGGPGLDAALAGVETVVHCASSPRGGDEKAAAHLIEAARRASVGHLLYISIVGVDRVPFGYYRSKLAVERQIEESGLGWTVLRATQFHDLVVTVLRGLAKSPVLVLPAGVPDQPVEVTEVAGRLAELALAAPAGRVPDMGGPEVRSFDSLARSYLRATGRRRLIVRLPLFGRAYGAFRAGGHLAPDHAVGKLNFEQHLAHRFGTGRS, encoded by the coding sequence ATGACCACCATCCTGGTGACCGGCGGGACCGGAACGCTCGGCCGGGTCGTCACGGACGAGCTGCGGGCGGGCGGGCACGACGTGCGGGTGCTCAGCCGGCACGCGCAGCCGTACGCCGTCGATCTGCGCGAGGGCGGCCCGGGGCTGGACGCGGCCCTGGCGGGCGTGGAGACGGTCGTGCACTGCGCGAGCAGCCCCAGGGGCGGGGACGAGAAGGCGGCCGCGCACCTGATCGAGGCGGCACGGCGGGCCTCGGTGGGGCACCTCCTCTACATCTCCATCGTCGGCGTCGACCGGGTGCCGTTCGGCTACTACCGGAGCAAGCTCGCGGTGGAGCGGCAGATCGAGGAATCGGGGCTGGGCTGGACGGTGCTGCGCGCGACCCAGTTCCACGACCTGGTGGTCACCGTCCTGCGGGGGCTGGCCAAGTCGCCGGTCCTGGTGCTCCCCGCCGGGGTGCCGGACCAGCCCGTCGAGGTGACGGAAGTGGCCGGTCGCCTGGCGGAGTTGGCGCTCGCCGCACCGGCCGGACGAGTGCCCGACATGGGCGGTCCGGAGGTGCGCTCGTTCGACTCGCTGGCCCGGTCCTACCTGCGGGCCACCGGCCGGCGCCGTTTGATCGTGCGACTCCCGCTCTTCGGCAGGGCCTACGGCGCCTTCCGCGCGGGCGGCCACCTGGCACCGGACCACGCGGTGGGCAAGCTGAACTTCGAACAGCACTTGGCGCACCGCTTCGGAACCGGGCGGAGCTGA
- a CDS encoding riboflavin synthase, whose protein sequence is MFTGIVEELGEIIAVENLGDASRFRLRGPVVTEGAQHGDSIAVNGVCLTVVEHEGDEFTADVMAETLKRSSLGALTVGSRVNLERPMAVGARLGGHIVQGHVDGTGQILARTPSENWEIVKVSLPADLARYVVEKGSITVDGISLTVVDAGADHFTVSLIPTTLALTTLGHKQPGDPVNLEVDVVAKYVERLLGDRAQGATK, encoded by the coding sequence GTGTTCACCGGAATCGTCGAAGAACTGGGTGAGATCATCGCCGTCGAGAACCTCGGCGACGCCTCCCGTTTTCGGCTCCGCGGCCCCGTCGTGACCGAGGGCGCGCAGCACGGCGACTCCATCGCCGTGAACGGGGTCTGTCTCACCGTCGTGGAACACGAGGGCGACGAGTTCACCGCCGACGTCATGGCCGAGACGCTCAAGCGCTCCAGCCTGGGCGCGCTCACCGTCGGCTCCCGGGTCAACCTCGAACGCCCCATGGCCGTCGGCGCGCGCCTCGGCGGGCACATCGTGCAGGGCCACGTGGACGGCACCGGGCAGATCCTGGCCCGCACCCCGTCCGAGAACTGGGAGATCGTGAAGGTCTCGCTCCCTGCGGACCTCGCGCGCTACGTCGTCGAGAAGGGCTCCATCACGGTCGACGGCATCAGCCTCACCGTGGTCGACGCCGGCGCCGACCACTTCACGGTCAGCCTCATCCCGACCACCCTCGCCCTGACCACGCTCGGCCACAAGCAGCCCGGTGACCCCGTCAACCTCGAGGTCGACGTCGTCGCCAAGTACGTCGAGCGCCTCCTCGGCGACCGCGCGCAGGGAGCCACCAAGTGA